One Zeugodacus cucurbitae isolate PBARC_wt_2022May chromosome 3, idZeuCucr1.2, whole genome shotgun sequence genomic region harbors:
- the LOC105218371 gene encoding proto-oncogene tyrosine-protein kinase receptor Ret has product MPVPVNYRCRLCADSLIAVIVVLRLLLFLTRVGHGTCQDPAVYFPMSAVKLNLPFNEKSQSIFSKIPIGRFQILHLGKGHNDETTEYLYTLENNELLHVNGSTGEVFMKNDYQTTQKKTKIILTAIPRKAHKALGKIPQMTLEVTPQAEAEYCANLENVCFWAAAQYTIVEDANAAAKDAEQLSAFEPLRVGTLNPRATRYLCPTMDVKYALASGGKYFTLKNNEIYTKVPLDYEYFNTTEVANLAVTVDCTIKMSEAKTVAFNKTLHVALLDRNDNGPELQNEDDYNFVLDNPHFKQDDPIGNKIIFTDKDSLTSNTHLTYQIFNDTSELVRPDCTAYEADHTGKRKSIFSCQILFARNGILSQSSYCFSLVASDSTVNTNTIKTAKANICLRTDPNKIHEADRPRVLELRQQRGMSRRLTNTADEILTSGDVGFLAQSILSTYPKDVSIHRTAMAYSRVAQPENYQSLMEMSEVRFTIAEDRSGAFGITSSAGIVYVKDTTALEQSPETVYFLNITWHDAYQRSFVVNVHLVDGQANNATCEHKTKSRSQTCAQIKYPKQCTKFCGLGTNGGACIWRGSNAGFFGRNYASCVPDATYCPDNICDPLEELNTFICPQDCVGAGKIMGPHTSNNNKRGIYSASGTCTCEDNGKCLCAPLDDEEPRPKRKRKNETKSVDVNKFTKFGGLDVTQTAHNNLNGGTIEQDAMSIHVAGFTCGRSCILLAITCPIILIVLIICLIASQRSLKRRTRGKEALSQKPSGDCDIRNGDVPLMQLECGLAKFDTADSKWEFERGKLQLDVVLGEGEFGKVVKAYASNIADIPGVTTVAVKMLKNGANSVEYMALLSEFQLLQEVSHPNVIKLLGACTKGDTPMIIIEYAKYGSLRSYLRLSRKIECAGVDFTDGVEPITVKNILSFAWQICKGMAYLTEIKLVHRDLAARNVLLADGKICKVSDFGLTRDVYEDDAYLKRSRDRVPVKWMAPESLADHVYTTKSDVWAFGVLCWELITLGASPYPGIPPQNLYHLLKTGYRMEKPENCSEEIYSIVRTCWIDDPNSRPSFKYLASQFEKLLGNNAKYIEMESSAISNPMYCIDEAKLTGTSQPDLTACLEQQLGEPESLDHLWQTPKICYDTQECPSSREFSTNFSMEFQQPPPPPGYDVPRPLIEAATTEQTLRYENDLRFPLNIRKSVCNASITSNSQNGSRAGGGGGGDVDGDGNNALAAHYSVPVKRGRSYVDMTNKTFIPDNLDSDEFEKHLSKTISFRFSSLLNLKEQDLGAV; this is encoded by the exons ACCCTGCTGTCTACTTCCCCATGTCGGCGGTGAAACTAAATCTGCCATTTAATGAAAAGTCACAGagcatattttccaaaataccaATTGGACGCTTTCAAATATTGCACTTAGGGAAGGGACATAATGACGAAACTACAGAATATCTCTACACTTTGGAGAATAATGAATTGCTGCATGTGAACGGCAGCACTGGAGAGGTCTTCATGAAGAACGACTAtcaaaccacacaaaagaaGACGAAAATTATCTTAACCGCCATACCAAGGAAGGCGCACAAGGCGTTGGGTAAAATACCACAAATGACATTGGAGGTGACGCCACAAGCGGAAGCTGAGTATTGTGCGAATTTGGAGAATGTCTGCTTTTGGGCTGCAGCACAGTATACGATAGTGGAAGATGCCAATGCCGCCGCTAAGGATGCCGAGCAGTTGAGTGCATTCGAACCGTTGCGTGTGGGCACTTTGAATCCGCGTGCTACACGCTATCTCTGCCCCACAATGGATGTGAAATATGCGCTGGCGAGTGGtggcaaatattttacattaaaaaataatgaaatctaCACTAAAGTACCGTTGGATTATGAGTACTTCAACACCACGGAGGTGGCGAATTTAGCGGTCACTGTCGACTGTACGATTAAAATGAGCGAAGCAAAAACGGTCGCATTCAATAAGACGCTACATGTGGCACTGCTGGATCGCAATGACAACGGACCGGAGTTACAAAATGAGGACGACTACAATTTCGTGCTGGATAATCCACATTTCAAACAG GACGATCCCATTGGCAATAAGATTATATTCACGGACAAGGATTCGCTTACATCCAATACACATTTGACTTATCAGATTTTTAATGATACCAGCGAATTGGTGCGCCCCGATTGCACCGCCTACGAAGCGGATCATACTGGAAAAAGGAAGTCCATATTCAGTTGTC AGATTTTATTTGCGCGCAATGGCATTCTAAGTCAATCATCGTATTGCTTCAGTTTAGTGGCAAGCGACAGTACTGTCAATacgaatacaataaaaaca GCCAAAGCAAACATCTGCCTACGCACCGATCCCAATAAGATACACGAGGCTGATCGTCCGCGCGTCTTGGAGTTGCGTCAACAACGCGGCATGAGCCGACGTCTGACCAACACGGCAGATGAGATATTAACTAGTGGAGATGTAGGTTTCTTGGCCCAGAGTATATTAAGCACATATCCCAAGGACGTCTCCATTCATCGCACAGCCATGGCATATAGTCGTGTAGCACAACCAGAAAACTATCAGAGCTTGATGGAAATGTCAGAGGTGCGTTTCACTATCGCTGAAGATCGTAGTGGTGCTTTTGGCATAACATCGTCAGCGGGAATCGTCTATGTGAAGGATACCACGGCATTGGAGCAATCACCAGAGACAGTTTACTT CCTTAACATCACATGGCACGACGCCTACCAACGTTCGTTCGTCGTCAATGTGCATCTCGTCGACGGTCAGGCCAACAATGCAACCTGCGAACATAAGACCAAATCACGCAGTCAAACTTGCGCACAAATTAAATACCCAAAACAATGTACGAAATTTTGTGGACTCGGCACAAATGGTGGCGCCTGTATATGGCGCGGTTCCAATGCGGGTTTCTTCGGACGCAATTACGCATCCTGTGTGCCCGACGCCACATACTGTCCGGACAATATTTGCGATCCATTAGAAGAACTGAATACATTCATTTGTCCACAGGACTGCGTGGGCGCCGGTAAAATTATGGGTCCACACACATCGAATAATAATAAACGCGGCATCTATTCCGCTTCGGGCACTTGCACCTGCGAGGATAACGGCAAATGCTTATGTGCGCCACTCGACGATGAAGAGCCACGTCCGAAGCGCAAACGGAAGAACGAAACCAAGTCGGTGGATGTcaataaatttactaaatttggtGGTTTGGATGTCACGCAGACAGCACACAATAATCTAAATGGTGGAACCATCGAGCAGGATGCTATGAGCATACATGTGGCAGGCTTTACATGCGGCAGATCGTGCATTCTACTCGCCATCACATGTCCAATTATACTGATCGTCTTGATTATCTGTTTAATTGCTTCACAACGAAGTCTTAAGCGTCGCACGCGTGGCAAGGAAGCGCTCTCGCAAAAGCCATCAGGTGATTGTGATATACGTAACGGCGATGTACCGTTAATGCAGTTGGAATGCGGTTTGGCTAAATTCGATACAGCCGACTCCAAATGGGAGTTCGAACGCGGAAAGCTACAGCTGGACGTGGTACTCGGTGAGGGTGAGTTCGGCAAAGTGGTTAAGGCTTATGCATCCAATATTGCTGACATACCCGGTGTAACTACGGTGGCCGTGAAGATGCTTAAGAACGGCGCCAATTCGGTCGAATATATGGCATTGCTTTCGGAATTCCAATTGCTACAGGAAGTCTCACATCCAAATGTGATTAAGTTGCTCGGCGCTTGCACGAAAGGCGATACGCCGATGATTATTATTGAGTACGCGAAATATGGCTCGTTGCGCAGTTATTTACGTTTGAGTCGGAAGATCGAGTGTGCGGGTGTGGATTTCACAGACGGTGTAGAACCGATAACTGTGAAGAATATCTTATCGTTTGCCTGGCAGATTTGCAAGGGTATGGCGTACTTGACGGAGATTAAG CTGGTACATCGTGACTTAGCTGCCCGCAATGTCTTACTGGCCGACGGGAAAATCTGCAAAGTATCCGATTTCGGACTGACACGTGATGTCTACGAGGACGATGCGTATTTGAAGCGTTCGCGTGATCGGGTGCCCGTGAAG TGGATGGCACCCGAGTCTTTGGCCGATCATGTCTACACGACCAAATCAGATGTGTGGGCTTTTGGAGTGCTCTGTTGGGAATTGATTACGTTGGGCGCATCACCATATCCTGGCATACCACCACAGAATCTCTATCATTTATTGAAAACTGGCTATCGTATGGAGAAGCCGGAAAATTGTTCGGAAGAAAT TTACTCCATTGTGCGCACATGTTGGATCGACGATCCGAACTCGCGTCCGTCCTTTAAATATCTGGCCTCACAATTCGAAAAGTTACTCGGCAATAATGCCAAATATATCGAAATGGAATCGAGCGCTATTTCGAATCCCATGTATTGCATCGATGAGGCCAAACTGACCGGCACATCACAACCGGATTTAACTGCATGCCTCGAACAGCAGCTGGGCGAACCCGAGTCGTTGGATCATCTCTGGCAGACACCGAAAATTTGCTATGACACACAAGAATGCCCGAGTAGCCGCGAATTCTCGACAAATTTCAGCATGGAATTTCaacaaccaccaccaccgcccGGCTATGACGTGCCACGTCCACTTATCGAGGCGGCCACCACTGAGCAGACCTTACGTTATGAAAATGATTTACGTTTCCCCTTAAATATACGTAAATCGGTGTGTAATGCCAGCATCACGTCGAATAGTCAAAATGGCAGCAGagccggtggtggtggtggtggcgatgTAGATGGTGATGGCAACAATGCATTGGCGGCACACTATTCGGTGCCAGTGAAACGTGGACGCTCTTACGTGGATATGACAAACAAGACATTCATACCCGATAACTTGGATAGTGATGAATTTGAGAAACATCTCTCGAAAACAAtctcatttcgattttctaGTCTACTGAATTTGAAGGAACAAGATTTGGGCGCGGTTTAA